A window of Flavobacterium flavigenum contains these coding sequences:
- a CDS encoding AsmA family protein: protein MNSNFKHIAFKTAKISGIVIASILLLLFLIPLLFPGTVASEVKKIANERLDSKMEFSKSHFSFFTHFPSLTVSLDDLSLTGSAPFKNDTLLKAEQVSFGINIKRLLFDNEVKINELYVSNADINVMVNQKGQANYNIYIAPKDVKKDKNAPEEGTAIRLERIDFKDCHIKYNDRSAKILVDAKGFNYVGKGNLSEDIFDLNTDAKIDKVDFYYDRTAYLRKKELRADLITRINTNALSFILQKNELKINKLPLKFTGLFTILRDGYKINIKAASEDTTVKDLLSVMPPEYLTWLEETKISGKSDLIFTFKGNYNVSKKQKPDLAFNLKVNEGAIDYQNAPAPLTDFQMNVNAIMPSLDMEKLLVNLKTFRFKVGEKDYFTAYLRSKGFAEMDVDASVKGALDLATVDAAIGLSTLELKGLLKTNIQAKGKFSTSKKLFPKTIGGISLRNGWLKTDSYPNPITNITFVANALNKAGTYKDLIIAVAPASFIFEGNPVYVNAALSDFSDLAYNAKIKGELNVGNIYKVFSKKGIDVSGYAKADLSLQGKQSYATNGQYDKLNNKGTIILKNIKATSELFPKAFFIKQGNFRFQNEKMWFEKFYATYGKSDFDINGYLLNTINYFLESRGTLSGNFNMKSKLINVDEFMALEKGENTDRKLEVEYAKEDHPKMSGVVIIPENLDVSLTANADKVEYNGLVFNDLKGKTGISKGNFYLQNAVFNIIDCALVVDASYTDESPTSARFDAHFRAKDFSVQRAYKEIPMFHDMVTAAEKAHGIISVDYKVKGDLDGNMSPIYESLEGGGTLNLRDVKIKGLKLFDGISSKTGQDGLNNPDMKGIEIKSKIDKNLIHLEPFTFSVASFRPTVKGTTSFNGLLDLRMRLGLPPFGIIGFPITITGTHEEPKIKIFSKTGKEILGAVYNEKSNTVVKKEKVK from the coding sequence ATGAATTCCAACTTCAAACATATTGCCTTTAAAACAGCAAAAATTTCAGGAATAGTAATAGCAAGTATTTTGCTGTTACTTTTTTTGATTCCGTTGCTTTTCCCGGGAACTGTTGCTTCTGAAGTAAAAAAAATTGCCAATGAAAGATTAGACAGTAAAATGGAGTTTTCAAAATCCCATTTTTCCTTCTTTACACACTTTCCTTCACTCACAGTTTCACTTGATGATTTATCCCTTACAGGCTCTGCTCCTTTCAAAAACGATACTTTGCTGAAAGCTGAACAGGTTTCTTTTGGAATCAATATCAAAAGATTATTATTTGATAATGAAGTCAAAATTAATGAACTATACGTTTCGAACGCAGATATAAATGTAATGGTCAACCAAAAAGGACAAGCAAATTATAACATTTATATTGCTCCGAAAGATGTAAAAAAGGATAAAAATGCTCCTGAAGAAGGAACTGCAATTCGCCTGGAACGTATTGATTTTAAAGATTGTCATATCAAATATAACGACCGCTCGGCTAAAATTCTGGTTGATGCAAAAGGTTTCAATTATGTTGGAAAAGGGAACTTAAGCGAAGATATTTTCGACCTTAATACTGACGCAAAAATTGATAAAGTCGATTTTTATTATGACAGAACCGCCTATCTTCGAAAAAAAGAACTTCGTGCCGATTTAATCACAAGAATAAATACAAATGCACTTTCATTCATCCTTCAGAAAAACGAATTAAAAATCAATAAACTGCCTTTAAAGTTCACCGGTTTATTTACTATTTTAAGAGATGGATACAAAATCAATATCAAAGCCGCGTCTGAAGATACTACAGTAAAAGATTTATTATCTGTAATGCCTCCGGAATATTTAACATGGCTTGAAGAAACCAAAATTTCAGGCAAAAGTGATTTGATTTTTACTTTTAAAGGCAATTACAATGTATCCAAAAAGCAAAAGCCGGATTTGGCTTTTAATCTAAAAGTTAATGAAGGCGCCATCGATTATCAGAATGCCCCTGCCCCATTGACAGATTTTCAAATGAATGTGAATGCTATTATGCCTTCACTGGATATGGAAAAACTTTTAGTGAATCTAAAGACTTTCAGGTTTAAAGTAGGCGAAAAAGATTATTTCACTGCTTATTTACGAAGCAAAGGTTTTGCCGAAATGGATGTAGATGCAAGTGTAAAAGGCGCATTGGACCTGGCAACTGTAGATGCTGCTATAGGTTTAAGTACTTTAGAACTAAAAGGGCTTTTGAAAACCAATATTCAGGCAAAGGGTAAATTCAGTACTTCAAAAAAATTATTCCCAAAAACCATCGGCGGAATTTCATTACGCAATGGCTGGCTTAAAACAGATTCTTATCCTAACCCTATTACCAATATCACTTTTGTGGCCAATGCACTTAATAAAGCTGGCACCTACAAAGATTTGATAATAGCTGTGGCGCCTGCCTCTTTTATATTTGAAGGCAATCCTGTTTATGTAAATGCAGCACTTTCAGATTTTAGTGATCTGGCTTATAATGCAAAAATCAAGGGAGAACTCAACGTAGGGAATATTTACAAAGTATTCTCGAAAAAAGGAATCGATGTTTCCGGCTATGCCAAAGCAGACCTTTCACTTCAGGGAAAACAAAGTTATGCCACAAACGGACAGTACGATAAACTGAATAATAAAGGAACTATTATACTAAAAAATATCAAGGCTACATCAGAACTTTTTCCGAAGGCATTTTTTATCAAACAGGGCAACTTCAGGTTTCAGAATGAAAAAATGTGGTTCGAGAAGTTCTACGCTACTTATGGAAAATCCGATTTCGATATTAATGGATACCTTTTGAATACAATCAATTATTTCCTCGAATCGCGCGGAACACTAAGCGGTAATTTCAATATGAAATCGAAACTGATCAATGTGGATGAATTTATGGCTTTAGAAAAAGGCGAAAACACAGACCGGAAATTAGAAGTAGAATATGCAAAAGAAGATCATCCGAAAATGAGCGGAGTTGTTATTATACCTGAAAATTTAGATGTGAGCCTTACCGCAAATGCAGATAAAGTTGAATATAACGGTCTCGTTTTTAACGATCTTAAAGGAAAAACAGGTATCTCTAAAGGCAATTTCTATTTGCAAAATGCCGTGTTTAATATTATTGATTGTGCATTGGTAGTTGATGCATCATACACAGATGAATCTCCTACTTCAGCTCGTTTTGATGCACATTTTCGTGCAAAAGATTTCAGTGTTCAAAGAGCTTATAAAGAAATTCCGATGTTTCATGATATGGTAACTGCTGCCGAAAAAGCACATGGAATTATCTCTGTAGATTACAAAGTCAAAGGCGATCTGGACGGAAATATGAGTCCGATTTACGAATCTCTTGAAGGAGGCGGTACGCTGAATCTGCGCGATGTAAAAATCAAAGGCCTCAAATTATTTGACGGAATAAGTTCTAAAACCGGTCAGGATGGGCTAAACAATCCTGATATGAAAGGTATCGAAATCAAATCAAAAATTGATAAAAATCTCATTCACCTTGAACCATTTACTTTCAGTGTAGCCAGTTTTAGACCAACTGTAAAAGGAACGACAAGCTTTAACGGATTACTGGACTTAAGAATGCGATTGGGGCTTCCGCCATTTGGGATTATTGGTTTTCCAATAACCATTACCGGTACTCATGAAGAGCCGAAAATAAAAATATTCAGCAAAACAGGAAAAGAAATACTAGGTGCTGTTTATAACGAAAAAAGCAATACAGTAGTAAAGAAAGAAAAAGTGAAGTAA